The stretch of DNA ATTTTGTCAAACACTTCTCGTATTTGCAACTATTCTCTCTTTTTGTCAAGACTAAACTGTGTTGTTTGTGGCAGGTATGCTGTTTTCGGTGTTCAGAGAAATTGGACTAAATGAAAAGGAAACCAATTTACTTTTGGGCAAAAACCCAACTTTAAGATCAACTTCTTTGGACAGAATACGTGCCCGGGTTCTTGCTTTACAGTCGGTTGGAATCAATGGCTTTGCTCTTTATCGTTTGGTCATTAAATGTCCAAGTGTACTCATTGCTGAGGAAATTGATCCTGTGATTAGTTTTGTGCGTGATGATTTAGAAGGAAAGGTTGAAGCAGCACAACTGGAACGCCTTTTTATTACAACAGAAGCGAGATTTTTGCTTGGTTTTGCTCAAAAGGTTAAACTGCTGCTCCATCATGAAGTTCCCCAAGAGAAGATAGCTCATGTTCTCAACAATGCCAACTTGAACAAAGCCATTTGTTGCAAGTCTGTTGAAGAACTTGAAAGAACCATAGCTTTCTTGAAACCTTATCATGGCATTGAAATAATAGTTAGGCGTCCTGCAATTCTCAACTACGATTTGGATTCTCAGTTGATTCCAAAAATTCGGTTTCTTGAAGAGCTTAGCGGAGGTGATGCAAATGCCACCGGGACAGTGTTGCGCAAACTGCCTGCCATTTTGAGTTATAGTTTGGAGCATATGGAGAGTCATGTGGATTTCATGAAATCATATGTTGGTCTTGATGACCGGGAAATATTCAAGATTATTCTCGTGTTTCCGAATGTGGTAAGTGCCAGCAAAGAGAGGAAGTTGCGTCCTAGAATAGAGTTTCTCAAGCAATGTGGACTTAATTCTAATGACATTTTCAAGTTCTTAACAAGAGCCCCCTTGTTTGTAGCCCTTTCCTTTGAAGATAACCTTGCTCATAAACTTGGATTTTTGGTAAAGATTGGATACGAATATAGAACAAAAGAGTTGGCAGTGGCATTAGGGGCTGTTACCAGAACAAGttgtgaaaatatgcaaaaggtAATCGGGCTGTTCTTGAGTTATGGTCTTTCTTGTGAAGATATTTTTTACATGAGCAAGAAACACCCTCAGATATTGCAGTACAATCCTGGTTCTTTGGAAGAGAAGATGGAATATTTGACAGAGGAGATGGGCCGAGATGTTAGTGAGCTACTAACTTTTCCTGCTTTTCTTGGTTACAAGCTTGATGACAGGATAAAGCACAGGTAtgaagtgaagaagaaaacagcAGGGACTGGAATGTCCCTCAACAAGCTCTTATCAGAGTCTGCTGACAGGTTCTCAACAACAGAGCAACCAAAAAGTCTGGTTAATGATTAACAACTGGAACCAAGACTGATGCTTGAGAGTGGTTTCTGTAAGTTGTTCATAGTACCCAATCAAAAACTTGCTTCTGTTAGTAATATCAATTATTGTTAATCTTAATGAGCCATTGTGATTGCACCTTGATGATGAGAACTGAAATATGGCAACTAGAGGAAAAGTGATCTCACACCAAGTTGGCCAATCACAGAAGTTAGAAGCTTctacttaagaaatttttataGTGGTAAACCTAGTGAACTGATTTGATTTGTCCTTAGACAATTATATTATAGTGGCAAAGAACACATTTCTGTCGTTTTAAgtgcttttattttattaagcatTACAAAGTTGCGTATTATGAATATTCCTAGTAAATTACCAACTCATTTGACAAATGTCATGTTCATTTTCTTGCTTCTCTGCCTAACATAAGAACTGTTTTTTTGGTGGGAACCATGTGTTTCTTAATCTCACTATACATGTGCTTTTCACGCAcccttttgtttttttggttGAAAGTGGAAATATGACATTCCTTTCTGGTGTGATAAAGAGTTCCAGAGAGACTCACCCAACTGAACCATCCCCTCACTTATGCTTCTACATACCAATTGTCCATAAGCTGCTCTGTGTGTGTTTGCTCCTGAACTAACTAAAATGATCATTGGAAACTAAAGTTTTGTATATTTCCTCCAATTTCAATCTTGTTGAGGGCAAGTATCTACTTTGGAGTGTTTGACTCCCTCAACTGAAGGTATTGTTCCTGTGTCGGGGTCTTGTCTCTCGTACTTTGAGGAGAGCCCAAAGGGGTTCACGGAGTTTAAAGAGTGTCTCGGTTGATGTAAATACGACTTGCAAGCTCATGGGAGAGGTGTTAGTATTGTGCGAAATATTAATTATGCATGTTGCACCTGCGGGGGATCGAATTATCAACCAAGGCTTAAATACTAACACCTCTCCTGTGAGCTTGTAGGTTGTATCTACTTCAACTGAGGCACTCCCTAAGCTCtgtgaacccctttgagctttCGTCAGAGTACGGGAGACAACCCCAACATCGGGACAATATCTTCTGTTGAGGGAGCGAGACACTCCAAAGCAAATACTTGCCCTCAACAATAGTGAAGAAAGAAAATTACAGTGCTGATTGACAAAATAAAgacatatttatttatgtatattaagGGTCTAGTTTCTCGAAGCGATCGCGAGTGCATGATGGAAGTGGTAGCTGAATAATGGAAAAGAaagtgctacttggttttctgcAAAATGATCACTACAAACAAAACATACGACACCAACATCTATGAGAGACCTGAAGGAAGGTTCCTTTTGTCGGGGCAGCGTGCTTCCCATCGTGGCtgcactaaaataaaaaaaaaaagtttgcagTTGACTGGTTCATGGCAAAATATCATAGCCGCTCAATTTGGAACGATAATCGATTCAGGATTTGAAAGGAAGAGAGGGGGTGGGGGAATATTACACTCTTTTAAGAGTATATCAATAATTGCAGCAGCCAATGATAGCAGCAAAGACAAATTAAAGATGAACCACACCtcattttttttatggaaattaatCAGTAAAATGGGATTGAAAGTGGGATGCTTTTATCTTCAACAGGGACTTGTTCCTATCTGAAAATAACAGTAGGAATGGTGCACTGATAGCACCCCCCTCCCCCCTGCTGAAAGAAAACAAGGCAGTAATTTGCTTCCAATAGTGGAAGCATTCATTTACACAGTCATACCTGCATGACAATTCCAGACTATATACATagaaacatatattttaatatggATAATTCTCCATTATTTGAGGGTTAATGCAATTATTTACCTACCACTAAACTAAACTACTCATCCTTCAtaccaaataaacacatttgttTGTGGAACAAGGCATGCATAGGGCTAAACTATATTTGTCTTTAATTcactaactttttttttaattttttttatagaaagtAGCTTTTGTGGCAAGGAACAGGTccaccttttcttttttctctatttaaagAACGATTGGTTCCAAGCACGAGAACCCATCCATCTCTTCTTAGTTTCTCTGtcattaccaaaaaaaaaaaaatggggtTTCTTTTGCATGATCAGAAGAACACTATGATTATGTCGTTTGTTTTAGTTCCTTTACTGCTGATTCTAAACATGCATTACTATATGTTACCAGCTCTTGCAGATTCCAAGCGAAATGTTAGTAAATCCTGCCATGAGAATACCATGATGGATCTctcattcattttccttttttaattttcttttgattacGCTGATTAAATTAAACTGGACAGGTTTACATTATTTACATGGGAAAAAGGCAGCACCTTGATGTTGAGCTTCTTACAAAAACCCATCATGATATGCTTGTAACTGTTCTTGGGAGGTTCAAAACCAAAATTACTTAAACTTACAATTAactaatattttcttatattgaAACGTACTGCCAACACATACATGGGTTTTTCTCACTAAAAGCTTAAAGCTATGGCAGCGAAGAAACATCCGAAGATTCCATTGTATACAGCTATAAACATGGTTTCTCTGGCTTTGCCGCAAAGATGACAAAGGCTCAAGCTCTAAAGCTCTCAAGTATGCGTACCGCAACtcatttcctttttcctttttattttggtCTAAACTAAAATATTATCAGCTCTTAAGTTTCCtactttcatgtttttttttcatttaaataattttaaatttatatcgaaataaaattttattctaaagtTTTGCATCACAAATTAAAGGTTAAGTGTTtagttaaataaatcaaattccaCGAacttgttggttttttttttacagaaacattagattttttttaatttctgaaaatgaaaaacttatttattaaatatatattttttaaggagTATCTCGACACTCATGGGTGTCGAGTTTAATATAGAGTTTTTAACTATTGAACTTTTTCGAGAATAGgaatattagaatttttttaatttctgacaATGgaaaacttatttattaaaatatgtttttcgAAGGAGTATTTCGGCACTCATGGGTGTTGAGTTTAGTATAAGATTTTTAACTATTGAACTTTTTCGAGAATaggaagaaacaaaaagaaaagaaaagaatgtcAATTGATGGGTGTCATGTTCCACTATATTTAGTTGACTCCAAACCTCATTATCAATTTATGTAGTTGGCTTAATACATaataagaaagaaagaagatATAAAGAGTAGTCAAAATGTTAAGCCAAACTCGGCATGAATTGGTAACAAGATACAGAGTCGACTAAATAAGGTGAAGCTCAACATTTATGCATGTCAAGATCCCTAGTTAGTTGACATTCTCTTTTCTTGTCTCATTCTTAATCTCGAGAAAATTCAATAGGAAAAAATCCTATACTAAACTTGACTCTTATTAGTGTCGACGTGCTccctaaaaaattatatattgggGAATAAGTTTTCCCTACACCTATTatcagaaataataaaaaaatttaatatacaagtaaaaaaaaaagcttgaacaataaaaaaaattagagttgtGTTTGAACTAGGGATTTGAATACGTATTTTTTATAGGTTTAATCCACAAATTGGCACTTAATAATACTATTTTTCTATCTTGGtatctagattttttttttggtcacaTGTTGTACTTAAACTAGTTTTTCTCCTAAGTTGGTACATTTGTTAATCCAACAGTTAGTCAAATcattaaatctattttaaaaaagGCTAAAGCCACAAATTAGTACCTAAACTatatcatttttctcaaattggtacctaaacctttattttttttgtcacaagtggTACCTAAGCTATTCTTTTAGTACTCATTTTACACCAAaatgttatatttgaaattaactcttttatttccctttttttctttttacactaTTTCTCTCTTTATCCCCCttttgtttcttcttcctttataATGTTTGACAATACCAGCAACGCTTGAAAATTTCCCTCTTGAGGTTAAGATGCTGgcgattaattttgtttttgaactTCATTGCCTATTTGCTCGACCTAATGGGATCAAAAAAGTTATGTCATCGATCAAAACTAGTATTTTCAGAATTGGACGGCGGTTGGGATACTGGTTGACTCGTAAATCGATATGGACTGATTGTATCAAGCTAAAAACAACTATTGAACTGATTCctctatttttttatgaattttaatcatttatttgaTGAAATTAGACGAATTGATAGAATTGATTATTGGTGGCCTAATTggtttgaccatcggtttggttctgaagaaaaaaattaaagaaaaaagaatatatatatatatatatataaaatagaaaatgatttttttgtctatttttttgcCATGTGTCAATTTTTAATTggttatcttttaaaaaaataaatttaggctTAGTTTCTCATTACTTTAAAAAAGTGCTTTGTGAAAGTGCCTAATTTTAAATGATATACATTTAAaggcctttttttaaaaaaataatataaaaaataattaattacaaaaatgggATGGGGGGAATTAATTGCAAGAATTAGTCGTTTGTTAGTCTGACACATCGACGACACCATCCTCCTTTTTAGCTAATCATCACGCAGTCATAGTTTAGgtatcaaaatgagaaaaatgcATAGTTTAGGTATCAATTTGTGAGTTaagcctttatttttttttttaaaaaatagacttAATGGTTTGACTGAGGTATCAACTTGGAAAGTGAAATAGTTTAAGTACCACTTATGACAAAAAAATTAggtaccaaaatgaaaaaaatgatataatttagaTACCAATTTACaagttaaactttttttaaaaggtaaatcaattggtttgggtaaaaaaaaaagggaagaattTCTAATTTTGTCAAGAAGGGATGAGTTCCTTGTTCATATTCCATGGatattttttcaaaagttgaCAAATTATTTTTTCACGTGATCACCAAATTTGTTTAAGATTGAAGTTGTGAGGAATATATTTGAGAaggtttaaaaattataatgtgcttttgttttgttttctgtcatataaaaatattataaatattaaaataaatgttatttaaaatttaataatataaataatggtAGCAAaggaaatgaatgtatataaaaTTACTGATTATGAGTTGGAATTGATCACCAAAATACTTGTATTAATCTCAAATATTCACTTATTTGATTTAAGGACCATCAATAAAATTTGTTGTGAATTGATGTCGAGTATATTGGTAGTAAAAAAACCACCAAACAATTATTGCACCATATTCCTATATGAGATGTGTCAACATCAATTCCCACGTACCAACAATATCTATATTTGAAACATCCTCATGCAATGGTATACaaatggtcaagttattataacaAAGTTAGATTAATGTTATAGCAAAATAATGTAAACAAAAGAAATATTAACAAGTTATTAAAAAGACTCTATTTTAACAAGCCAATCGTTTAGCTAAAGATAAAGAATCATACCACATGATAAACTCAGAAATAACATGCATGAACGTGAAGAACAGAACAGAAGTTTATGTTTGAATATATGATGAGTGATCACACAAAGTCATAACTTAGCATATATAGATAACACCATCTTTAACTAAAAAAGGTGAGATTGTTGAATCTTTGATGGAGTGGAAAGCTTTTAATCCTAGATTTTGTGTTGTGGTCATAGAGTTACCAGGTGTGATTCATGTCACACGCAATCGATTTTATAAGGTTCAAACAACCAGAAGCTGGGATTACCTTGGACTCTCTTCCACCTCCTTGTCCAATCTTCTGAATAAAAGCAAAATGGGAAATGGTGTTATCATCGGTCTCCTTGATACAGGTCTGCTTCTCGTCTCTACCACTCATCCCTGTTTGTACTGTGAAACAGCTACTGATTAAATCTCTTTTAAGTAATAAGCAGGGATATGGCCAGAATTAGAAGTTTTCAATGATGAAAATCTGGGGCCAATCCCCTCTCGATGGAGGGGAGTTTGTGAATCTGGACAACACTTTGATGGTGCAAAAGCCTGCAACAGAAAATTGATAGGAGCTCGTTATTTCATAAGTGGACTTGAAGCTGAGTATGGACAGCCATACAACACTAGTGAAAACGATGATTACATGTCCCCAAGGGATTCCAGTGGGCATGGAACCCACACATCTTCAATTGCTGGTGGCTCGTTTGTTGCCAATGCCAGCTATGATGGGCTAGGTCTTGGCACGGTGAGAGGTGGTGCACCGGGAGCTCATCTAGCTATTTACAAAGTATGTTGGCGCTTGTATGGAGGTGTTTGTGCCGATGCCGATGTGTTGAAAGCCTTTGATGAAGCGATAAATGATGGTGTGGATGTGTTGTCAGTGTCTCTTGCTGCTGATATTCCCTTGTATTCTGAAGTTGACCATCGTGGTTCAATTCCTATCGGTTCATTTCATGCTGTAGCAAAAGGGATTACCGTTGTTTGTGCAGCAGGGAACGCAGGTCCGAGAGCTGAAACTGTACAGAACACAGCACCCTGGATTTTGACTGTTGCAGCAAGCACTGTGGATCGGTCCTTCCCCACACCTATAACACTAGGAAACAACCAAACCATCATTGTAAGCAACAAGACACTAACTGGACAACGAAAATGGCTTGATCGTATTCGAACTAACAGCTATAAGTATCAATTTCAGGGTCAAGCAATGTTCACAGGAGAGGATACAGTGTCTGCAGCGTTGGTGTACCCTGAAGTCTCGGACCTCATGCCTCCACGGTAATTACTTACAAAACAATCCTGGTCCATCTCTTCAGCCTTGTTGTTCTCAGTACTTAAGCTAACTGAGTGGTCCTACAGTAACTGTGAATCCCTCTCGTCAAATGATGATTGGATGGCCGGAAAAATAGTGCTTTGCTTTGCTTCAGACTACAATCAGAGCTTGTTAAATGATGCTATATTGTCTGTCAAAGCGGCGGGTGGGTTGGGAGTGATTGTTTCTAGGAGTTCAAGTAATTATTATCCATATGCTATGAACTTCCCATGTCTTCAAGTAACCTATGAAACTGGAACTCAGATCCTGTATTACATTCGATCTACAAGGTAAAATCGT from Gossypium hirsutum isolate 1008001.06 chromosome D04, Gossypium_hirsutum_v2.1, whole genome shotgun sequence encodes:
- the LOC107938065 gene encoding transcription termination factor MTERF8, chloroplastic, coding for MVAAITMFTNSFCLSSSSTFLNSHAVTTTKLLSPVSLYANPTARPREWFPMINATKTSHNLIYFRPFKCPQPASRLLIQCNSVDTAISLWWEAGMLFSVFREIGLNEKETNLLLGKNPTLRSTSLDRIRARVLALQSVGINGFALYRLVIKCPSVLIAEEIDPVISFVRDDLEGKVEAAQLERLFITTEARFLLGFAQKVKLLLHHEVPQEKIAHVLNNANLNKAICCKSVEELERTIAFLKPYHGIEIIVRRPAILNYDLDSQLIPKIRFLEELSGGDANATGTVLRKLPAILSYSLEHMESHVDFMKSYVGLDDREIFKIILVFPNVVSASKERKLRPRIEFLKQCGLNSNDIFKFLTRAPLFVALSFEDNLAHKLGFLVKIGYEYRTKELAVALGAVTRTSCENMQKVIGLFLSYGLSCEDIFYMSKKHPQILQYNPGSLEEKMEYLTEEMGRDVSELLTFPAFLGYKLDDRIKHRYEVKKKTAGTGMSLNKLLSESADRFSTTEQPKSLVND
- the LOC107904224 gene encoding subtilisin-like protease SBT3.10 isoform X2; translated protein: MGFLLHDQKNTMIMSFVLVPLLLILNMHYYMLPALADSKRNVYIIYMGKRQHLDVELLTKTHHDMLVTVLGSEETSEDSIVYSYKHGFSGFAAKMTKAQALKLSKLPGVIHVTRNRFYKVQTTRSWDYLGLSSTSLSNLLNKSKMGNGVIIGLLDTGIWPELEVFNDENLGPIPSRWRGVCESGQHFDGAKACNRKLIGARYFISGLEAEYGQPYNTSENDDYMSPRDSSGHGTHTSSIAGGSFVANASYDGLGLGTVRGGAPGAHLAIYKVCWRLYGGVCADADVLKAFDEAINDGVDVLSVSLAADIPLYSEVDHRGSIPIGSFHAVAKGITVVCAAGNAGPRAETVQNTAPWILTVAASTVDRSFPTPITLGNNQTIIGQAMFTGEDTVSAALVYPEVSDLMPPRNCESLSSNDDWMAGKIVLCFASDYNQSLLNDAILSVKAAGGLGVIVSRSSSNYYPYAMNFPCLQVTYETGTQILYYIRSTSNPQVRLSPSRTHIGKPVSTNVAYFSSRGPSSNVPAILKPDIAAPGVQILAAIPPFDETTTGAFAFLSGTSMATPHVSGIVALLKSLYPDWSPAAIKSAIITTGLTSHQSGGPIFAEGEPPKLADPFDFGGGIVNPNSAADPGLVYDMNTENYVHYLCAMGYNNSDIFQLTEHPVVCPSKQPSILDVNLPSITIPNLKKPTILTRTVTNVGPVNSKYKASVEFASGINVAVRPETLIFSSRTKAISFSVMISSAHNVNAGYYFGSLKWTDGVHVVRSPISVRTEVGESFF
- the LOC107904224 gene encoding subtilisin-like protease SBT3.3 isoform X1, which produces MGFLLHDQKNTMIMSFVLVPLLLILNMHYYMLPALADSKRNVYIIYMGKRQHLDVELLTKTHHDMLVTVLGSYGSEETSEDSIVYSYKHGFSGFAAKMTKAQALKLSKLPGVIHVTRNRFYKVQTTRSWDYLGLSSTSLSNLLNKSKMGNGVIIGLLDTGIWPELEVFNDENLGPIPSRWRGVCESGQHFDGAKACNRKLIGARYFISGLEAEYGQPYNTSENDDYMSPRDSSGHGTHTSSIAGGSFVANASYDGLGLGTVRGGAPGAHLAIYKVCWRLYGGVCADADVLKAFDEAINDGVDVLSVSLAADIPLYSEVDHRGSIPIGSFHAVAKGITVVCAAGNAGPRAETVQNTAPWILTVAASTVDRSFPTPITLGNNQTIIGQAMFTGEDTVSAALVYPEVSDLMPPRNCESLSSNDDWMAGKIVLCFASDYNQSLLNDAILSVKAAGGLGVIVSRSSSNYYPYAMNFPCLQVTYETGTQILYYIRSTSNPQVRLSPSRTHIGKPVSTNVAYFSSRGPSSNVPAILKPDIAAPGVQILAAIPPFDETTTGAFAFLSGTSMATPHVSGIVALLKSLYPDWSPAAIKSAIITTGLTSHQSGGPIFAEGEPPKLADPFDFGGGIVNPNSAADPGLVYDMNTENYVHYLCAMGYNNSDIFQLTEHPVVCPSKQPSILDVNLPSITIPNLKKPTILTRTVTNVGPVNSKYKASVEFASGINVAVRPETLIFSSRTKAISFSVMISSAHNVNAGYYFGSLKWTDGVHVVRSPISVRTEVGESFF